Proteins encoded within one genomic window of Sulfurovum sp. XGS-02:
- a CDS encoding recombinase family protein produces MVYAYMRQVPGFPHLTTQQSDILSFSLRNELDIDKEVVEYATKNLLLDAREDFEAFLRSMQEGNTIIVSSLIILSDKVEELIKVINCMLSHSVDLWIVDSNMLMNKETDMIEIFPLLNELRQEEKEKTNQIGRPKGSKSSSKFDIYQREIISFLREGMNVSAIARELDVSRSSLKDYIESRGIRELVEGAWMEMNPSEGARDMDNIVLICPFEKDREAKKQKVS; encoded by the coding sequence TCTATCATTTTCTTTAAGGAATGAACTTGATATTGACAAAGAGGTGGTCGAATATGCAACCAAGAATCTTCTTTTGGATGCAAGAGAAGATTTTGAAGCATTTTTACGATCTATGCAAGAGGGCAACACCATTATTGTCTCTTCTCTGATCATATTGAGTGATAAAGTAGAAGAACTGATAAAGGTGATTAATTGTATGCTAAGTCATAGTGTTGATCTTTGGATCGTAGACTCAAATATGCTGATGAATAAAGAGACCGATATGATTGAGATCTTTCCTCTGCTCAATGAATTAAGACAAGAAGAAAAAGAGAAGACAAACCAGATAGGACGTCCAAAAGGAAGCAAGTCAAGCTCCAAGTTTGATATTTATCAAAGAGAGATCATCTCATTTTTGAGAGAGGGAATGAATGTCAGTGCGATAGCTAGAGAGTTGGATGTAAGCCGTAGTTCACTGAAAGACTATATTGAGTCACGAGGGATCAGAGAGCTGGTGGAAGGTGCATGGATGGAGATGAATCCATCAGAAGGTGCCAGAGATATGGACAATATCGTGCTGATTTGTCCGTTTGAAAAAGATAGAGAAGCAAAAAAACAAAAGGTGTCATAA
- the ccoG gene encoding cytochrome c oxidase accessory protein CcoG, whose protein sequence is MESTITTEKPKKNQAKEYLKGWVPYRIKRYWFYAAATLIAMVMPWITINGNHLFLLSFDQKKLHLAGIAFDMQELYLMPFLLMLLFLGIFAVTAVGGRAWCGWACPQTIFRVIYRDGIETKLLGLRKKIKNKQKEPDMSKMENKIKSVIAILLWSVLAFVASANFLWYFVPPEDFFRYLSNPTEHMVLVGVLVSTAIFIILDVVFIKEDFCVYVCPYSRVQSVLYDDDTIMAVYDPIRGGEIYEGHGYEREKKFTKQKDLLSVEPSAECTTCESCVTVCPTHIDIRKGLQLECINCLECVDACTSVMGALGRPSLVQWSSEKETLRHEGKTNYFRGKVIAYFAVLMIVLVTLFVMGSKKEHMLLNINKSQRLYKVLDNGVVQNDYIFMFANTDSKDHTYYFEIVGNDKITIRRPSEPFDLGAGQKKKKVVVLETKEQLVNNTRKDVPVPIVIRAYATDDKEKIMVEREQVFFYPRADLVKK, encoded by the coding sequence ATGGAATCTACAATAACAACAGAAAAACCAAAGAAAAATCAAGCAAAAGAGTACTTAAAAGGATGGGTACCGTACCGTATCAAAAGATATTGGTTCTATGCAGCCGCGACCCTCATTGCCATGGTGATGCCATGGATCACGATCAATGGAAATCATCTCTTTTTATTGAGTTTTGATCAGAAAAAACTGCATTTGGCTGGTATTGCTTTTGATATGCAAGAGCTCTACTTGATGCCGTTTTTGCTTATGCTCCTTTTCCTGGGTATCTTTGCCGTCACAGCAGTAGGAGGTAGAGCATGGTGTGGTTGGGCCTGTCCTCAGACTATTTTTAGGGTGATCTATAGAGATGGGATAGAGACAAAACTTTTAGGGTTGAGAAAAAAGATCAAAAACAAGCAAAAAGAACCGGATATGAGCAAAATGGAGAACAAAATCAAAAGTGTCATCGCTATCTTGCTCTGGTCTGTCTTGGCCTTTGTAGCTTCTGCCAATTTTTTATGGTACTTTGTGCCTCCTGAAGATTTCTTTAGGTATTTGAGCAACCCTACCGAACATATGGTATTGGTAGGAGTGTTGGTAAGTACGGCAATCTTTATCATACTTGACGTGGTATTCATCAAAGAGGACTTCTGTGTCTATGTCTGTCCTTATAGCCGTGTGCAGTCCGTACTGTATGATGATGATACGATCATGGCAGTTTATGATCCTATTAGAGGCGGTGAGATCTATGAGGGGCATGGATATGAGAGAGAAAAGAAATTTACGAAACAAAAAGATCTTTTAAGTGTGGAACCTAGTGCAGAGTGTACCACCTGTGAAAGTTGTGTCACTGTCTGTCCGACACATATCGATATCCGTAAAGGATTGCAGCTTGAGTGTATCAACTGTCTGGAGTGTGTGGATGCCTGTACTTCAGTGATGGGTGCATTGGGTAGACCGAGTCTGGTGCAGTGGTCGAGTGAAAAAGAGACCCTTCGTCATGAAGGTAAGACGAACTACTTTAGAGGTAAGGTGATCGCATATTTTGCTGTGCTTATGATCGTACTTGTGACACTGTTCGTGATGGGAAGCAAAAAAGAGCATATGCTTTTAAACATCAATAAGAGCCAAAGACTCTATAAAGTACTGGACAACGGCGTCGTACAGAATGACTATATTTTCATGTTTGCCAATACAGACAGCAAAGATCATACCTATTACTTTGAGATCGTAGGAAATGATAAGATCACTATCAGGAGACCTTCGGAGCCATTTGACCTTGGGGCAGGGCAGAAAAAGAAAAAAGTGGTGGTCCTGGAAACAAAAGAGCAACTGGTAAACAATACAAGAAAAGATGTCCCTGTACCTATAGTGATAAGAGCCTATGCTACAGACGACAAGGAGAAGATCATGGTAGAAAGAGAGCAGGTCTTTTTCTACCCGCGTGCAGACTTAGTGAAAAAATAG
- a CDS encoding NAD(P)/FAD-dependent oxidoreductase: MRRVLVLGGGFAGVEAAIHLRKHDLDVTLVSDRDYFYIYPTSIWIPTGEATQEDVSVPLDKLAMKHGFQLIVDPVLQFDAEAKRVTLNSGRVLEGYPYLVVALGQDKIQLKGLEHTLSICGKPEEATELYERLERLIGKNGGKIAMGFGGNPKDTSAVRGGPAFEVLFNVDTYLRRKGVRENFELTFFAPMEKPGQKMGEKALVMMDKMFKMTNIQKKVGSKITHFEEDGICFEDGTKLESDLTMFISAGTGHHILKASGLPLSDAGYVVTNEYNEIEGFDGVYAIGDSASLMGPEWRAKQGHVAEVMAKNVAYNIMNSIQNIDSKQSYMEHLNILCVMDTGNGAAFVYRSEKGGKMIPMPVVGHWMKKMWGWYCRYSKLGRIPRIPGM; this comes from the coding sequence ATGCGTAGAGTATTGGTATTGGGCGGAGGATTTGCCGGGGTTGAAGCGGCAATCCATCTTCGAAAACATGATTTGGATGTCACTTTGGTCAGTGACAGGGATTATTTTTATATTTATCCTACTTCTATCTGGATACCCACGGGTGAAGCAACGCAAGAAGATGTATCTGTCCCCCTGGATAAGCTTGCGATGAAACATGGCTTTCAGCTTATTGTGGATCCCGTACTTCAATTTGACGCGGAAGCCAAGAGGGTGACTTTAAATAGCGGTCGTGTTTTAGAAGGGTATCCCTATCTCGTTGTGGCGCTCGGACAGGACAAGATACAGTTAAAGGGATTGGAGCATACACTCTCTATCTGCGGTAAGCCTGAAGAGGCTACGGAACTGTATGAACGTTTGGAGAGATTGATAGGGAAAAATGGAGGGAAAATTGCCATGGGCTTCGGAGGTAACCCTAAGGATACTTCTGCTGTACGTGGAGGACCTGCATTTGAAGTACTTTTTAATGTGGATACTTATCTGAGGAGAAAAGGGGTACGTGAAAACTTTGAACTTACTTTTTTTGCCCCTATGGAAAAACCCGGACAGAAGATGGGTGAAAAAGCGTTAGTGATGATGGACAAGATGTTCAAGATGACGAACATCCAGAAAAAAGTCGGCAGCAAGATCACCCATTTTGAAGAAGATGGTATCTGTTTTGAAGATGGGACGAAACTGGAATCGGATCTGACGATGTTTATCTCCGCAGGTACCGGACATCATATACTTAAAGCGTCCGGACTGCCACTCAGCGATGCGGGGTATGTTGTCACCAATGAGTATAATGAGATAGAAGGGTTTGATGGCGTGTATGCCATTGGTGATTCTGCATCACTTATGGGGCCTGAGTGGAGAGCGAAACAGGGGCATGTCGCTGAAGTGATGGCTAAAAATGTAGCCTACAACATTATGAATAGCATACAAAACATAGATTCCAAACAGAGCTATATGGAACATTTGAATATTTTATGTGTGATGGATACAGGAAATGGTGCAGCATTTGTCTATCGTAGTGAAAAGGGTGGTAAAATGATCCCTATGCCTGTCGTTGGTCACTGGATGAAAAAGATGTGGGGATGGTATTGCCGTTATTCGAAACTAGGAAGGATCCCTAGAATTCCGGGAATGTAA
- the tpx gene encoding thiol peroxidase: MATVTFKNDIVCNLAGTEINVGDTAPATTVVNCDPMLQDETIGGEGKVQLVIAVPSLDTGVCDAETRRFNAEAAGLEGVEVITVSMDLPFAAARWCGAAGIDNIKVCSDFRNKEFANNYGVLLADGPLAGLMARVIFVIGKDGKVSYKQVVPEITQEPNYEEALAAAKAAC, from the coding sequence ATGGCAACAGTAACATTTAAAAACGACATTGTATGTAATCTAGCAGGTACAGAGATAAATGTGGGTGACACAGCGCCAGCAACAACAGTAGTGAACTGTGATCCAATGCTTCAAGATGAGACAATCGGTGGTGAAGGTAAAGTACAATTGGTCATTGCCGTACCATCACTTGATACAGGTGTGTGTGATGCAGAAACCAGAAGATTTAACGCTGAAGCAGCTGGCCTGGAAGGTGTAGAAGTTATTACTGTATCTATGGACCTTCCATTTGCTGCAGCTAGATGGTGTGGTGCTGCGGGGATCGATAACATTAAAGTATGTTCAGACTTTAGAAACAAAGAATTTGCTAACAATTATGGTGTGCTTTTGGCAGATGGTCCTTTAGCGGGTCTTATGGCGAGAGTGATCTTTGTGATCGGTAAAGATGGTAAGGTTTCGTATAAGCAAGTGGTTCCGGAAATTACTCAAGAGCCTAACTACGAAGAGGCATTGGCCGCAGCTAAGGCAGCTTGCTAA
- a CDS encoding murein L,D-transpeptidase family protein, with protein sequence MRYLYGFMMLLWLTGCKQPLEPTVVNNHYTLEECREELLEAEDFSQGESIDKIVVVKKERKMYLYKEGKVQNTLPVSLGRNPIGHKQQQGDNRTPEGEFWISRKLCSPKYFRSLCISYPRPEDKVSAARRGVNPGGAVTLHGQPTWNADGKGDSYTLSKNWTQGCVAVTNSAMKELWYAVREGVPIIIR encoded by the coding sequence ATGCGATATCTCTATGGATTTATGATGCTACTATGGTTGACAGGATGTAAGCAGCCTCTTGAACCTACGGTAGTGAACAACCACTATACTCTAGAAGAGTGCAGAGAAGAGTTACTGGAGGCTGAGGATTTTTCTCAGGGTGAAAGTATCGATAAGATCGTTGTGGTCAAAAAAGAGCGTAAAATGTATTTGTATAAAGAGGGGAAAGTACAAAATACACTTCCTGTCTCTTTAGGGAGAAATCCGATAGGGCACAAGCAGCAGCAAGGAGACAATAGAACACCTGAAGGTGAATTCTGGATCTCCAGAAAGCTCTGTTCTCCTAAATACTTTCGTTCACTTTGTATCTCATACCCACGTCCTGAAGACAAAGTAAGCGCTGCAAGAAGAGGCGTAAATCCGGGTGGAGCGGTTACACTCCATGGACAACCTACCTGGAATGCGGATGGCAAGGGGGATAGCTATACGTTATCTAAAAATTGGACGCAAGGGTGTGTGGCTGTGACAAACTCCGCAATGAAAGAGTTGTGGTATGCTGTACGTGAAGGTGTTCCTATTATTATAAGGTAA
- a CDS encoding murein L,D-transpeptidase family protein, with protein sequence MKITLSMLGLLVVLFIVGCGETPYYGKVDNTPYATKECIKELASGSEIDHSNTIDKIVVYKKKRVLYAYKDGKVVETFRISLGANGGADAGNKVKAGDYRTPEGTYSIVRKKCDARLYRSLMISYPSEADKARARKRGVNPGGYITIHGQPKWNADGRGDEYTLSRDWTEGCMAVPNLAMDKLWSAVEKGIPIEIHA encoded by the coding sequence ATGAAGATAACATTGAGTATGCTAGGCTTGCTTGTTGTGCTATTCATTGTTGGGTGTGGAGAAACCCCATACTATGGAAAGGTGGATAATACACCTTATGCAACAAAAGAGTGTATAAAAGAATTGGCAAGCGGGTCAGAAATAGACCACAGTAATACAATAGATAAGATCGTTGTCTATAAGAAAAAAAGAGTGTTGTATGCCTATAAAGATGGTAAGGTAGTTGAAACATTCCGTATCTCACTAGGTGCGAATGGTGGAGCTGATGCGGGGAACAAGGTAAAGGCAGGAGATTATAGAACGCCGGAAGGTACTTATAGCATTGTGAGAAAGAAATGCGATGCAAGACTCTATCGATCGCTCATGATCTCTTACCCCAGCGAAGCTGATAAAGCCAGAGCAAGAAAAAGAGGTGTAAACCCGGGTGGGTATATCACGATACACGGACAACCTAAATGGAATGCGGATGGAAGAGGGGATGAGTACACCCTTTCACGTGATTGGACGGAGGGATGTATGGCCGTTCCAAATCTTGCAATGGATAAACTTTGGTCTGCTGTTGAAAAGGGTATACCCATAGAAATACATGCATGA
- a CDS encoding DUF1566 domain-containing protein: MKKVLISASLAMFTTLLMAGGDTSETLSPVVEVSKTPCKTNKVYIDADQKLMWQDAVYTDGEDGAFKRGHSVGKAGKHGHAMNYCRALNYAGYNDWRLPTADELTNVHNPQDNPFTYHRGADFWSSTPTTENRYYVVFTADAMQYARNPSESNYIRCVRCLDGGAVFSGSKDVK, encoded by the coding sequence ATGAAAAAAGTACTAATATCGGCATCTCTAGCTATGTTCACAACTTTACTAATGGCAGGGGGAGATACAAGTGAAACACTTTCACCTGTAGTTGAAGTATCGAAAACACCTTGTAAAACAAATAAAGTCTATATAGATGCAGACCAAAAACTGATGTGGCAAGATGCAGTTTACACAGATGGAGAAGATGGTGCATTTAAACGTGGGCACTCAGTAGGAAAGGCAGGTAAGCATGGTCATGCGATGAATTACTGCCGTGCATTGAACTATGCGGGGTATAATGATTGGAGATTACCTACAGCAGATGAATTGACGAATGTTCATAATCCACAAGACAATCCATTTACATACCATCGCGGTGCAGACTTTTGGTCATCTACACCTACTACAGAGAATAGATATTATGTGGTATTTACAGCAGATGCAATGCAATATGCAAGAAACCCGAGCGAGTCAAACTATATTAGATGTGTCCGCTGTTTAGATGGAGGGGCTGTATTCTCCGGATCGAAAGATGTCAAATAG
- a CDS encoding UDP-N-acetylmuramate dehydrogenase: protein MFFKTVDFSKYSSIKVGQPTQVLMIEEGDTIPEDRYLIGGANNLLVSPTPPPLMMLSKDFATITQEREMLVIGAAMPTGRIVSYAKKHDIGGFEFCAKLPGTLGGMLAMNAGVKEYEIFNILHSVKINDEWILADDIEHGYRFAKLGGIATQAKFEIQHGFDQKLLDELLNLRSNQPLEPSAGSVFKNPEGDYAGRLIEAVGLKGVRRGQMQWSTVHANFLVNLGGGTYEEAKSLIDLAKSEVLNRFNIALIEEIKIL, encoded by the coding sequence ATGTTTTTTAAGACCGTAGACTTCTCCAAATACTCCAGTATCAAAGTAGGCCAGCCCACACAAGTACTTATGATAGAAGAAGGCGATACCATTCCTGAAGACCGATACCTCATCGGAGGCGCGAACAACCTGCTTGTCTCCCCTACACCTCCGCCGTTGATGATGCTTTCTAAAGATTTTGCTACTATTACACAAGAAAGAGAGATGCTGGTGATCGGTGCAGCCATGCCTACAGGACGCATCGTATCCTATGCAAAAAAACACGATATCGGCGGTTTTGAGTTTTGTGCCAAACTCCCCGGCACACTGGGCGGTATGCTTGCGATGAATGCCGGTGTCAAAGAGTATGAGATATTTAATATTTTACACTCTGTAAAGATCAATGACGAGTGGATTTTAGCAGATGATATAGAACACGGTTACCGTTTCGCCAAACTGGGAGGTATTGCAACCCAGGCAAAGTTTGAGATACAGCATGGCTTTGACCAGAAACTGCTGGATGAGCTTCTCAACCTGCGATCCAACCAGCCCCTTGAACCCAGTGCAGGTTCGGTATTTAAAAACCCTGAAGGGGATTATGCCGGACGTCTGATAGAAGCTGTGGGACTAAAAGGTGTAAGAAGAGGTCAAATGCAATGGAGTACGGTGCATGCCAATTTCTTGGTTAATTTAGGGGGTGGAACCTATGAAGAAGCCAAGTCGCTTATAGACTTGGCAAAAAGTGAAGTGCTAAACAGGTTTAATATAGCGTTAATAGAAGAGATAAAAATCCTTTAG
- a CDS encoding menaquinone biosynthesis family protein — MNPIQLAHSPDADDIFMYFAIKFGWVDTKGYTFENIGLDIETLNVEALKGTYDVSAISFGMYPLIKDEYALLRTAVSFGEGYGPKLIRRKDKKLKRNFKVALSGKYTTNAMLFRIYYPDARPVYMDFLEIEEAVVSGKVDAGVLIHESILDFDASLEVEKEIWDIWVELAGEGLPLPLGGMAIRRSLPLNRAIDIENILIEGVKVANERKEELCTKLESEHLVRISDKMLKKYLDMYASDASVELSDLQIKALDRLYELGFEHGLWETPIKSEMYLIPKEYEALRNS; from the coding sequence ATGAACCCTATACAATTAGCCCATTCTCCGGACGCAGATGATATTTTTATGTATTTTGCCATTAAATTTGGCTGGGTTGATACCAAAGGCTATACCTTTGAAAACATCGGTCTGGACATTGAAACACTCAATGTAGAAGCCCTGAAGGGGACCTATGATGTTTCTGCCATCAGTTTTGGTATGTATCCGCTTATCAAAGATGAGTATGCACTCCTTCGCACGGCAGTGAGTTTCGGTGAAGGGTATGGTCCAAAGCTCATACGCCGTAAAGATAAGAAGCTCAAACGTAATTTTAAAGTGGCACTTTCGGGGAAATACACAACCAATGCCATGCTTTTCAGGATCTATTACCCTGATGCACGACCGGTCTATATGGATTTCCTTGAGATTGAGGAGGCTGTCGTTTCAGGCAAGGTCGATGCGGGTGTACTGATCCATGAGTCCATCTTGGATTTTGATGCAAGCCTGGAAGTCGAAAAAGAGATCTGGGATATCTGGGTAGAGTTGGCAGGGGAAGGTTTGCCTCTCCCGCTTGGCGGTATGGCGATACGAAGAAGTCTTCCTTTGAACCGTGCGATAGATATAGAAAATATTCTCATTGAGGGTGTCAAAGTGGCCAATGAGAGAAAAGAAGAGCTCTGTACCAAACTGGAATCAGAACATCTTGTACGTATCTCAGATAAAATGCTCAAAAAATACCTTGATATGTATGCGTCTGATGCCTCTGTCGAACTCTCTGATCTCCAGATCAAAGCACTGGACAGATTGTACGAATTAGGCTTTGAGCATGGTTTATGGGAAACACCCATCAAATCCGAAATGTATTTAATTCCCAAAGAGTACGAAGCCCTACGGAACAGCTAA
- the recA gene encoding recombinase RecA, which translates to MAMDANKQKALDMAIKQIDKTFGKGTLMRLGDKEFEPIESISTGSLGLDMALGIGGIPQGRIIEIYGPESSGKTTLALQTIASAQKKEMVCAFIDAEHALDVVYARNLGVDTDNLLVSQPDFGEQALDVLETLARSAAVDLIIVDSVAALTPKSEIEGDMGDSHVGLQARLMSQALRKLTAILHKTNTTVIFINQIRMKIGTMGYGSPETTTGGNALKFYCSVRIDVRRIATLKQGESSIGNRVKAKVVKNKVAPPFRQAEFDIMFGEGISFVGELIDYGVKMDIIDKSGAWFSYGSEKLGQGKENAKVTIKENPELMAELEGKIKEALGFGEALAVDESEMIED; encoded by the coding sequence ATGGCAATGGATGCAAACAAGCAAAAAGCACTGGATATGGCAATCAAACAAATCGATAAGACGTTTGGTAAAGGTACACTGATGAGACTGGGAGACAAAGAGTTTGAACCTATTGAATCTATCTCAACAGGCTCACTCGGTTTAGATATGGCATTGGGGATAGGCGGTATCCCTCAAGGGCGTATTATAGAGATCTATGGCCCTGAGTCATCAGGTAAAACCACACTTGCGCTGCAGACCATTGCTTCGGCACAGAAAAAGGAGATGGTGTGCGCATTCATCGATGCGGAACATGCGCTGGATGTTGTGTATGCCAGAAACCTGGGTGTGGATACGGATAATCTTTTGGTCTCTCAACCGGATTTTGGTGAGCAGGCACTGGATGTACTTGAAACATTGGCAAGATCAGCAGCGGTTGACCTAATCATCGTTGACTCCGTTGCGGCACTGACACCAAAAAGTGAGATAGAGGGAGATATGGGTGACTCTCACGTAGGACTTCAGGCAAGACTGATGTCTCAGGCACTGCGTAAACTCACTGCTATCCTTCATAAAACGAACACAACAGTGATCTTCATTAACCAAATTCGTATGAAGATCGGTACCATGGGGTACGGATCACCAGAGACGACGACAGGGGGGAATGCCTTGAAGTTCTACTGTTCTGTAAGAATTGATGTACGTCGTATCGCAACGCTAAAACAGGGCGAATCTTCCATAGGTAACCGTGTCAAAGCAAAAGTAGTGAAAAATAAAGTGGCACCTCCATTTAGACAGGCAGAGTTTGACATTATGTTCGGGGAAGGGATCTCTTTTGTAGGAGAGCTCATTGATTATGGGGTGAAGATGGATATTATAGATAAATCGGGGGCATGGTTCTCTTATGGTAGTGAGAAACTGGGCCAAGGTAAGGAGAATGCAAAGGTCACCATCAAAGAGAACCCTGAACTTATGGCAGAACTGGAAGGCAAAATCAAAGAAGCACTCGGCTTTGGTGAAGCACTGGCAGTCGACGAGAGTGAAATGATCGAAGATTAA
- the eno gene encoding phosphopyruvate hydratase — protein sequence MIFIDEIVATEVMDSRGNPTVKATVSLSDGTVESAIVPSGASTGKREALELRDGGDRYMGKGVLQACENVNGPISDALVGLSPFNQAEVDLVMKEVDGTNNYGNMGANAVLGVSMAVARAAAKSMGMPLYRYLGGANAVVMPVPMLNIINGGEHANNSVDFQEYMVMPVGFDRFSEGLRACAEVYHNLKKIIDGMGESTAVGDEGGFAPNLKSNEEPIQVIMQAIEKAGYKPGEQIAIALDVAASELINDAGKYVLKSENRELTSEELTAYYADMCSKYPIVSIEDGLSEDDWDGWKHLTDVLGDKVQLVGDDLFVTNVSILAEGIEKDIANSILIKPNQIGTVSETMQTVRLAQRSGYTCVMSHRSGESEDTFIADFAVALNTGEIKTGSTARSDRIAKYNRLLEIEAELGQFEYLGASIFTK from the coding sequence ATGATTTTTATCGATGAGATCGTAGCAACAGAGGTGATGGACAGTAGAGGAAACCCTACAGTAAAAGCAACAGTGAGTTTGAGTGACGGAACAGTGGAGAGTGCTATTGTTCCTAGTGGTGCGAGTACAGGTAAACGTGAAGCACTTGAGCTTCGTGACGGGGGTGACAGATACATGGGTAAAGGCGTACTGCAAGCCTGTGAAAATGTGAATGGCCCTATCTCTGATGCACTCGTAGGACTCAGTCCTTTCAACCAGGCAGAAGTAGACCTTGTGATGAAAGAGGTAGACGGCACGAACAACTATGGAAACATGGGTGCGAATGCAGTGCTCGGTGTCTCCATGGCGGTAGCGCGTGCAGCTGCAAAAAGTATGGGTATGCCGCTTTACCGTTATCTTGGTGGGGCGAATGCTGTGGTTATGCCTGTGCCAATGCTTAACATCATTAATGGTGGGGAGCATGCGAACAACTCTGTAGACTTTCAAGAGTATATGGTCATGCCGGTAGGGTTTGATAGATTCTCTGAGGGACTGAGAGCTTGTGCGGAAGTGTATCACAACCTCAAAAAGATCATTGATGGTATGGGTGAGAGTACAGCTGTTGGAGATGAAGGTGGTTTTGCTCCAAACCTTAAGTCGAACGAAGAACCTATTCAGGTCATCATGCAGGCGATCGAAAAAGCGGGATACAAGCCAGGCGAGCAGATCGCTATCGCTCTTGATGTTGCTGCATCTGAGCTTATCAATGATGCAGGGAAGTATGTCCTTAAATCAGAAAATAGAGAATTGACATCTGAGGAGCTTACCGCATACTATGCTGATATGTGTTCGAAGTATCCTATCGTTTCGATCGAAGACGGATTAAGTGAAGATGATTGGGACGGGTGGAAACATCTTACAGACGTACTGGGAGACAAAGTACAGCTAGTAGGTGATGACCTCTTTGTTACCAATGTATCTATCTTGGCAGAAGGGATCGAAAAAGATATTGCAAACTCTATCCTGATCAAACCAAATCAGATAGGAACGGTTTCTGAAACGATGCAAACAGTACGTCTCGCGCAAAGAAGCGGGTATACATGTGTCATGTCCCACCGTTCAGGAGAGAGCGAAGATACGTTTATTGCAGACTTTGCAGTTGCTTTGAATACCGGTGAAATAAAAACGGGATCAACGGCAAGAAGCGACAGAATCGCTAAATATAACAGATTGCTTGAGATCGAAGCGGAACTCGGTCAGTTCGAGTATTTGGGTGCGTCAATTTTTACAAAGTAA
- a CDS encoding cation:proton antiporter: MIHTNIVHILTLSLLIWGSPFVAKFFRLPMPPVEIILGSIVAYFGLVGHNPYFTLIAEVGFLYLMFLAGMEVDLKQITKSPKMVIQRSILFLFFMVIFSMIFGFIFDLNTIVIISMPLISIGLLASLSKVYGKEEPWIRLAFIAGVLGEILSIAALTIFDAYITTGSPMELILKVGYLLLFILVIFILYRMFNLLFWWYPELKSILVPKLNTSAQDIRLSMALFFIMIAVMLSLELEVALGAFIAGIGISAFFHHEKELEEKMSSLGFGFLVPLFFIHVGASFDLKALTLEGVVPGALLITVLMIVARLFAAIVLRGINGSSKDAILIALSLSMPLTLLVAVATIGYDTKLLDQLTYYQLILASIFEILISMTIIKVLQVNKRLNKKGEQ, translated from the coding sequence GTGATACACACTAATATAGTCCATATACTTACGCTATCACTGCTAATATGGGGGAGCCCTTTTGTTGCCAAATTTTTTCGTTTGCCGATGCCCCCTGTGGAAATTATATTAGGGTCTATAGTCGCCTATTTTGGGTTGGTTGGCCATAACCCGTACTTTACCCTCATTGCAGAAGTCGGATTCCTCTATCTCATGTTCTTAGCCGGGATGGAGGTCGATCTGAAGCAGATTACAAAAAGCCCCAAAATGGTGATCCAGAGATCCATACTCTTTCTCTTTTTCATGGTCATCTTTTCTATGATCTTTGGTTTTATCTTTGATCTCAATACGATTGTCATTATCTCTATGCCGCTGATATCCATAGGCTTATTGGCCTCTTTATCCAAAGTATACGGGAAAGAAGAACCATGGATACGTTTAGCCTTCATCGCAGGTGTCCTGGGTGAGATATTAAGTATTGCCGCACTGACCATCTTCGATGCATACATTACTACGGGATCGCCCATGGAACTTATTTTGAAGGTCGGATACCTTCTTCTGTTCATCTTGGTGATCTTTATACTCTATAGAATGTTCAATCTGCTTTTTTGGTGGTACCCGGAACTCAAAAGTATTTTGGTGCCCAAACTGAACACTTCCGCACAAGATATACGCCTCTCCATGGCCCTCTTCTTTATCATGATCGCTGTCATGCTCTCACTGGAGTTAGAAGTTGCCCTGGGTGCGTTCATCGCTGGGATAGGGATCTCTGCATTCTTTCATCATGAGAAAGAGCTTGAAGAAAAAATGTCCAGTCTCGGCTTTGGTTTTTTGGTACCCCTCTTCTTTATCCATGTCGGTGCATCTTTTGATCTGAAGGCCCTTACTCTGGAAGGTGTTGTTCCAGGGGCACTGCTGATTACGGTTTTGATGATTGTGGCTAGACTATTCGCTGCGATCGTATTGAGAGGGATTAATGGTAGTTCGAAGGATGCTATTCTGATAGCGCTGTCTCTCTCTATGCCATTGACCCTTCTTGTTGCTGTTGCAACCATTGGGTATGACACAAAGTTACTAGACCAGTTGACCTATTATCAGCTGATCTTGGCCAGTATATTTGAGATATTAATCTCTATGACGATCATTAAGGTTTTACAGGTGAATAAACGCCTCAATAAAAAAGGGGAGCAATAA